The Agromyces hippuratus genome has a window encoding:
- the moaC gene encoding cyclic pyranopterin monophosphate synthase MoaC, producing MTEPRLTHLRGDGSAHMVDVTDKAVTRRTASAQAVLVTRIDVVDAIADGSLPKGEAIGTARIAGIMAAKQTSTLIPLCHPLPLTKLDVDITPDGDRVRIVATVTTKGVTGVEMEALTAATVSALTLYDMIKAVDNRAVVTDVMVLAKAGGKSGDWSRE from the coding sequence ATGACTGAACCACGCCTCACCCACCTGCGCGGAGACGGCTCCGCGCACATGGTCGACGTCACCGACAAGGCCGTGACCCGGCGAACTGCGAGCGCGCAGGCCGTGCTCGTCACGCGCATCGACGTGGTCGACGCCATCGCCGACGGCAGCCTGCCGAAGGGCGAGGCGATCGGCACCGCGCGCATCGCCGGCATCATGGCGGCGAAGCAGACCTCCACCCTCATCCCCCTCTGCCACCCGCTGCCGCTCACGAAGCTCGACGTCGACATCACGCCCGACGGCGACCGAGTGCGCATCGTCGCCACCGTGACCACGAAGGGCGTGACGGGCGTCGAGATGGAGGCCCTGACGGCCGCGACCGTCTCGGCGCTCACGCTCTACGACATGATCAAGGCCGTCGACAACCGCGCGGTCGTCACCGACGTGATGGTGCTCGCGAAGGCGGGCGGCAAGAGCGGCGACTGGTCGCGCGAGTGA
- a CDS encoding MogA/MoaB family molybdenum cofactor biosynthesis protein — translation MTPRTNPAERMPRAAVVIVASTRAAAGVADDRTGPAIVAWLAERDFDVVGPVVVADGLPVADALHRALAGRPSVIVTTGGTGVSPSDGTPEATAPLLDRELPGFMEELRRRGAVTTPTALLSRGLAGVAGSTLVVNLPGSPGGVRDGLGLLGEVLEHTLDQLAGGDHPA, via the coding sequence GTGACCCCGCGAACGAACCCGGCCGAGCGGATGCCGCGTGCCGCCGTCGTCATCGTCGCGTCGACCCGTGCCGCGGCCGGCGTCGCCGACGACCGCACCGGCCCGGCGATCGTCGCATGGCTGGCCGAGCGCGACTTCGACGTCGTCGGACCCGTGGTCGTCGCCGACGGGCTGCCCGTCGCCGACGCCCTGCACCGGGCGCTCGCGGGCCGCCCCTCGGTCATCGTCACGACCGGGGGCACCGGCGTCTCCCCGAGCGACGGCACTCCCGAGGCGACCGCGCCGCTGCTCGATCGCGAACTGCCGGGCTTCATGGAGGAGCTGCGTCGTCGCGGGGCGGTGACGACGCCGACCGCGCTGCTCTCACGCGGCCTCGCGGGAGTGGCGGGCTCGACGCTCGTCGTGAATCTCCCGGGCTCGCCCGGCGGGGTCCGCGACGGTCTCGGACTGCTCGGCGAGGTGCTCGAGCACACCCTCGATCAGCTCGCGGGCGGCGACCACCCGGCCTGA
- a CDS encoding phosphatase PAP2 family protein: MSLEPAERPATRTRVSRRVPIIAGVVSLVLAVLLGMLVTAGGGENRFAVDEAWAELMVSLRTPFGEWFAYAMNALGGGFIGVFVVPIGAAIVLLIVRRPWGALYFIVASAASAGVVQVLKHLFGRVRPEDMIVVSDFGSFPSGHVANAATIAVVVGVLVPRSWVWVIGAVYTVLMAFSRTYLGAHWLTDTLGGALAGVGVALLLWAALALPLERERVAWRPALTRDGTRRRNDAK; encoded by the coding sequence ATGAGCCTCGAACCTGCGGAGCGCCCTGCAACTCGGACGCGCGTCTCCCGTCGCGTGCCGATCATCGCCGGCGTGGTGTCGCTCGTGCTGGCGGTGCTGCTCGGCATGCTCGTGACGGCGGGCGGAGGCGAGAACCGCTTCGCCGTCGACGAGGCGTGGGCGGAGCTCATGGTGAGCCTGCGCACCCCCTTCGGCGAGTGGTTCGCCTACGCCATGAACGCGCTGGGCGGCGGATTCATCGGGGTGTTCGTGGTGCCGATCGGAGCGGCGATCGTGCTGCTCATCGTGCGGAGGCCGTGGGGAGCGCTGTACTTCATCGTGGCGTCGGCGGCGAGCGCCGGAGTCGTGCAGGTGCTGAAGCACCTGTTCGGTCGCGTGCGACCCGAGGACATGATCGTCGTCTCCGACTTCGGATCGTTCCCGTCGGGCCACGTCGCGAATGCGGCGACGATCGCCGTGGTCGTCGGCGTGCTCGTGCCGCGCTCGTGGGTGTGGGTGATCGGGGCGGTCTACACGGTGCTCATGGCGTTCAGCCGCACGTATCTCGGAGCCCACTGGCTGACCGACACGCTCGGCGGGGCGCTCGCCGGGGTGGGCGTGGCGCTGCTGCTCTGGGCGGCCCTGGCCCTCCCGCTCGAGCGGGAACGCGTCGCGTGGCGCCCGGCCCTGACGCGAGATGGCACTCGTCGTCGGAACGACGCGAAGTAG
- a CDS encoding multidrug effflux MFS transporter — MSSTSSIPVIRPDDYDRPSHPGDRLTSRQRLVYVLVLGALTALGPFTVDLYLPAFPVLQDELGVSASAVQLTLTGTMIGFGLGQLIVGPWSDKVGRRLPLILATALHIAASLAAAFAPDIVWLSVFRLLQGFGAAAGGVVAMAMVRDLFGGKPLVRMLSRLALVNGLAPVLAPVIGSQLLQVMDWRGIFVVLAVYGAVVVVAVAFFIVETLPASRRNVSGHSTLRDRYAALFRDRVYLGAAIIGGMTFTGLFGYLSTSSFLFQDLYSFNAQEYGMLFAVNSVGVIIGVQVSSRLMRGSVQPQWILAGTTVAHLAMAATIMVLDASGGGFWGTAIPLWFYILACGFAFPAVQVLALAHHGAEAGTAASLLGALNFGLAGVISPLIGLMGVGSAVPMAFVMLLAGAVAIAALWLLVRPRTVPPLSD; from the coding sequence ATGTCCTCCACGTCATCCATCCCCGTCATCCGCCCCGACGACTACGACCGGCCGTCGCACCCGGGCGACCGCCTGACCAGCCGGCAGCGCCTCGTCTACGTGCTCGTGCTCGGTGCGCTCACGGCGCTCGGCCCCTTCACGGTCGACCTCTACCTGCCCGCCTTCCCGGTGCTGCAGGACGAGCTCGGCGTCTCCGCCTCGGCCGTGCAGCTGACGCTCACGGGAACGATGATCGGGTTCGGGCTCGGCCAGCTCATCGTGGGCCCGTGGAGCGACAAGGTGGGTCGCCGACTGCCGCTCATCCTCGCGACGGCGCTGCACATCGCGGCATCCCTCGCCGCGGCGTTCGCCCCCGACATCGTCTGGCTCTCGGTCTTCCGACTGCTGCAGGGCTTCGGTGCCGCTGCCGGCGGCGTGGTCGCCATGGCGATGGTGCGCGACCTCTTCGGCGGCAAGCCGCTCGTGCGCATGCTCTCGCGCCTCGCGCTCGTGAACGGCCTCGCGCCGGTGCTCGCCCCGGTCATCGGCTCGCAACTGCTCCAGGTCATGGACTGGCGCGGCATCTTCGTCGTGCTCGCGGTCTACGGTGCCGTCGTCGTCGTGGCGGTCGCGTTCTTCATCGTCGAGACCCTGCCGGCCTCGCGACGGAACGTCTCCGGCCACTCGACGCTCCGTGACCGCTACGCCGCACTCTTCCGCGACCGCGTCTACCTCGGCGCCGCGATCATCGGCGGCATGACGTTCACGGGCCTGTTCGGATACCTCTCGACCTCGTCGTTCCTCTTCCAGGACCTCTACTCGTTCAACGCGCAGGAGTACGGCATGCTCTTCGCCGTGAACTCCGTCGGCGTGATCATCGGCGTGCAGGTCAGCTCGCGTCTCATGCGCGGCTCGGTGCAGCCGCAGTGGATCCTCGCCGGCACGACGGTCGCCCACCTCGCGATGGCCGCGACGATCATGGTGCTCGACGCTTCGGGCGGCGGCTTCTGGGGCACGGCCATCCCGCTCTGGTTCTACATCCTCGCCTGCGGATTCGCCTTCCCCGCCGTGCAGGTGCTCGCGCTCGCCCATCACGGCGCGGAGGCCGGCACGGCGGCGTCGCTGCTCGGTGCGCTGAACTTCGGCCTCGCCGGCGTCATCTCGCCCCTCATCGGCCTCATGGGCGTCGGCAGCGCGGTGCCCATGGCGTTCGTGATGCTGCTCGCGGGTGCCGTGGCGATCGCGGCCCTGTGGCTGCTCGTGCGCCCGAGGACCGTGCCGCCGCTGAGCGACTGA
- a CDS encoding ROK family protein encodes MTERDGTLDGVHRRNLSKVLGLVHLEGPLSRARLTALTALNRSTVASLAGELVDLGLVVERAPDPTNRVGRPSPVIAADPRVLALAVNPEVDAVTVAAVGLDGSVPMRLRLDVDHLVTPEEVAAIVADTLATWRETSLRTSRIVAVGLAVPGLVRASDGMVRLAPHLGWEDAPIRALVEEATGLPATAGNDASLGATAEHLFGAGRGVDDLVYLNGGASGIGGGIVLDGRLVGGAGGYAGEFGQNRPGIADAADRRAEGGVLEDEVSRGRLLEVAGLAGGDEPTLAAALAESPGPEAAGELARQRRILATTLANAVNALNPSLVVLGGFLATVAENDPGALEAEVAQQAMPAATERLAIRVAALGEDRLMIGAAEAAFSALLADPLAHG; translated from the coding sequence GTGACAGAACGAGACGGCACCCTCGACGGCGTCCACCGGCGAAACCTCTCGAAAGTGCTCGGGCTCGTGCACCTCGAAGGTCCGCTGTCGCGCGCGCGACTGACCGCGCTGACCGCGCTGAACCGGTCCACCGTGGCATCGCTCGCCGGCGAGCTGGTCGACCTCGGACTCGTGGTCGAACGTGCACCCGACCCGACCAACCGGGTCGGTCGGCCCTCTCCGGTGATCGCCGCCGATCCGCGCGTGCTCGCCCTCGCCGTCAACCCCGAGGTCGACGCGGTGACCGTCGCCGCGGTCGGACTCGACGGCTCCGTGCCGATGCGCCTGCGGCTCGACGTCGATCACCTGGTCACTCCCGAGGAGGTTGCGGCGATCGTGGCCGACACGCTCGCGACCTGGCGGGAGACCTCGCTGCGCACCTCCCGCATCGTGGCCGTCGGCCTCGCGGTGCCGGGCCTCGTGCGGGCGTCCGACGGCATGGTGCGGCTGGCGCCGCATCTCGGTTGGGAGGATGCCCCGATTCGCGCCCTCGTCGAGGAGGCGACGGGCCTGCCCGCCACTGCCGGAAACGACGCGAGTCTCGGCGCGACCGCCGAGCACCTCTTCGGTGCCGGTCGCGGCGTCGACGACCTCGTCTACCTGAACGGCGGCGCGAGCGGCATCGGCGGCGGCATCGTGCTCGACGGCCGCCTCGTGGGCGGAGCGGGCGGCTACGCGGGCGAGTTCGGCCAGAACCGCCCCGGCATCGCCGACGCCGCCGATCGACGCGCCGAGGGCGGAGTGCTCGAGGACGAGGTGAGCCGAGGGCGGTTGCTCGAGGTGGCGGGTCTCGCCGGTGGCGATGAACCGACGCTCGCGGCGGCGCTCGCCGAATCGCCCGGGCCCGAAGCGGCGGGAGAGCTCGCTCGCCAGCGGCGCATCCTCGCAACGACGCTCGCGAACGCGGTCAATGCACTGAACCCCTCTCTCGTCGTGCTCGGCGGCTTCCTCGCGACCGTCGCCGAGAACGACCCGGGTGCCCTCGAGGCCGAGGTGGCACAGCAGGCGATGCCCGCGGCGACCGAGCGGCTCGCGATCCGCGTCGCCGCGCTCGGCGAGGATCGCCTCATGATCGGTGCAGCGGAGGCCGCCTTCTCCGCCCTGCTGGCGGATCCCCTCGCGCACGGCTGA
- a CDS encoding ABC transporter substrate-binding protein has translation MNRRSTTRLVALAAAAGIAVASLTACSAGGGDDGGGDGDITLTWWHNATSGPMPAVWEEVAAEFEEAHPGVTVEQTGYQNEELQRTLIPNALAAGDPPDLFQVWPGGELRGQVANDYLMPLDEAIPDTVSSVGATVNPWQVDGTTYGIPFTFGIEGFWYNTELFEQAGIDETPTTLDELVDAVGALREAGITPIAVGAGDKWPAAHWWYQFALHSCSPEVLQAAESDLDFTDDCWVEAGEQLEEFLGTEPFQEGFLGTPAQTGAGSSAGLMANGQAAMELMGHWNSGQIGGLTADGEVPAFLGWFPFPGIEGAAGDPTASLGGGDGFACSAEAPPECAELLAYIMSEDVQARFAASGSGIPTVSAAVASLEDPNLTAVAEGLADSSFVQIWLDTAYGTTVGNAMNEGIVNLFGGAGTPADIVKKMQDAAATL, from the coding sequence ATGAACAGACGCAGCACCACCCGGCTCGTCGCCCTCGCCGCCGCCGCGGGAATCGCGGTCGCCTCGCTCACCGCCTGTTCGGCGGGAGGCGGAGACGACGGCGGAGGAGACGGCGACATCACCCTCACCTGGTGGCACAACGCAACGTCCGGACCGATGCCCGCCGTCTGGGAAGAGGTGGCCGCGGAGTTCGAGGAGGCGCATCCCGGGGTGACGGTCGAGCAGACCGGATACCAGAACGAGGAGCTCCAGCGCACGCTGATCCCGAACGCCCTCGCGGCCGGCGACCCGCCCGACCTGTTCCAGGTCTGGCCCGGCGGCGAACTGCGCGGCCAGGTCGCCAACGACTACCTCATGCCGCTCGACGAGGCCATCCCCGACACCGTCTCGAGCGTCGGCGCCACCGTGAACCCCTGGCAGGTCGACGGCACCACCTACGGCATCCCGTTCACGTTCGGCATCGAGGGCTTCTGGTACAACACCGAGCTCTTCGAGCAGGCCGGCATCGACGAGACCCCGACGACGCTCGACGAACTCGTCGATGCGGTGGGCGCACTGCGCGAGGCCGGCATCACCCCGATCGCCGTCGGCGCGGGCGACAAGTGGCCGGCCGCCCACTGGTGGTACCAGTTCGCACTGCACTCCTGCTCCCCCGAGGTGCTGCAGGCGGCCGAATCCGATCTCGACTTCACCGACGACTGCTGGGTCGAAGCGGGCGAACAGCTCGAGGAGTTCCTCGGCACCGAGCCGTTCCAGGAGGGCTTCCTCGGCACCCCCGCCCAGACCGGTGCCGGCAGTTCCGCCGGCCTCATGGCGAACGGGCAGGCGGCGATGGAACTCATGGGTCACTGGAACTCCGGCCAGATCGGCGGTCTCACCGCCGACGGCGAGGTACCCGCGTTCCTCGGGTGGTTCCCCTTCCCCGGCATCGAGGGCGCCGCCGGCGACCCGACCGCATCGCTCGGCGGCGGCGACGGCTTCGCCTGCTCGGCCGAGGCCCCGCCGGAGTGCGCGGAGCTGCTCGCGTACATCATGAGCGAAGACGTCCAGGCGCGCTTCGCGGCGAGCGGCTCGGGCATTCCGACCGTGTCGGCCGCCGTGGCGTCGCTCGAGGACCCGAACCTGACGGCCGTCGCCGAAGGGCTCGCCGACTCCTCGTTCGTCCAGATCTGGCTCGACACCGCCTACGGCACCACCGTCGGCAACGCCATGAACGAGGGCATCGTGAACCTCTTCGGCGGCGCGGGCACGCCTGCGGACATCGTCAAGAAGATGCAGGACGCGGCGGCGACGCTCTGA
- a CDS encoding carbohydrate ABC transporter permease codes for MTSVIESVGPAVSAGSTPARHPRPGAGRARKRAEIVLFVGPALLLFLGFVILPVLLAGVYSFYNLPQSFQWDDLADPERFVGFANYARALEDPAFIRSVGNNFLILSLSLLIQGPLAIGIALLLNRRLRGRGVLRLLIFVPYVLAEVIAGLSWKLLLQPQGGVNALLEALGLGAFTQNWLADPNIALWTMFAILTWKYVGFAILLMLAGLQGVPEELAEAAAIDGASWWQVQRHITIPLLGPTIRIWAFLSIIGALQLFDMVWVTTRGGPLNATSTMATYMVEKGQFGGQPGFGSAVAVILFLISLVVALVYQRFALRRDLAGSITRGVR; via the coding sequence ATGACCAGCGTCATCGAATCGGTCGGGCCCGCGGTCTCCGCGGGCTCGACCCCCGCCCGTCATCCCCGACCCGGGGCCGGCAGGGCACGCAAGCGGGCCGAGATCGTGCTGTTCGTCGGTCCGGCCCTGCTCCTGTTCCTCGGCTTCGTGATCCTGCCCGTCCTCCTCGCAGGCGTCTACAGCTTCTACAACCTGCCGCAGTCGTTCCAATGGGACGACCTCGCCGACCCCGAGCGGTTCGTCGGGTTCGCCAACTACGCGCGGGCACTCGAAGACCCCGCATTCATCCGGTCGGTCGGCAACAACTTCCTGATCCTGTCGCTCTCGCTGCTCATCCAGGGGCCGCTCGCGATCGGCATCGCACTGCTGCTCAACCGCAGGCTGCGGGGCCGCGGCGTGCTCCGCCTCCTCATCTTCGTGCCGTACGTGCTCGCCGAGGTGATCGCCGGCCTCTCCTGGAAGCTGCTGCTGCAGCCGCAGGGCGGCGTGAACGCCCTGCTCGAGGCCCTGGGCCTCGGCGCGTTCACGCAGAACTGGCTCGCGGATCCGAACATCGCCCTCTGGACGATGTTCGCCATCCTCACCTGGAAGTACGTCGGCTTCGCGATCCTCCTGATGCTCGCCGGGTTGCAGGGCGTGCCCGAGGAACTCGCCGAGGCTGCGGCGATCGACGGCGCCAGCTGGTGGCAGGTCCAGCGGCACATCACGATCCCCCTGCTCGGTCCGACGATTCGGATCTGGGCCTTCCTCTCGATCATCGGGGCGCTGCAGCTGTTCGACATGGTGTGGGTCACCACGCGTGGCGGCCCCCTCAACGCGACCTCGACGATGGCCACCTACATGGTCGAGAAGGGCCAGTTCGGCGGCCAGCCCGGCTTCGGCAGCGCCGTCGCCGTCATCCTGTTCCTCATCTCCCTGGTCGTCGCACTCGTCTACCAGCGCTTCGCACTCCGCCGTGACCTCGCCGGCTCCATCACGAGAGGAGTGCGCTGA
- a CDS encoding carbohydrate ABC transporter permease: MSVASPALGGTRTTGHDPVPRHRFDWGQPFIVLLALVIAAIAIGPVLYVFVGGFRTTADLNANPVGLPSPWTLDNWSAVLGSPRFWGNVASSMILAVGTTAGVVIVGVMAAFVIARYTFRGREGLYLLFAAGLMFPLTVAALPLTLLLRTLGLHGTFLGVIIPSIAFALPTTIIILVPFLRAIPDELEEAAAIDGTTRVGFFWRILLPLSMPGLVTVGVLAFVGSWNGYLLPLLVISTGTLPQELWPLPLGVTQFSTQYSQDTGAVLAYTSLSMIPALVFFLFAEKRIVGGLTGAVKG; this comes from the coding sequence ATGTCAGTCGCTTCCCCCGCCCTGGGCGGGACCCGCACCACCGGGCACGATCCCGTCCCTCGTCACCGCTTCGACTGGGGTCAGCCGTTCATCGTGCTCCTCGCACTCGTCATCGCCGCGATCGCGATCGGGCCGGTGCTCTACGTGTTCGTCGGAGGCTTCCGGACGACGGCCGATCTCAATGCGAATCCGGTGGGGCTGCCCTCGCCATGGACCCTCGACAACTGGAGCGCCGTGCTCGGCTCCCCGCGGTTCTGGGGCAATGTCGCCTCGAGCATGATCCTCGCCGTCGGCACCACGGCGGGCGTGGTCATCGTCGGCGTCATGGCCGCGTTCGTGATCGCGCGCTACACCTTCCGGGGGCGCGAGGGACTCTACCTCCTGTTCGCCGCCGGGCTGATGTTCCCCCTCACGGTCGCGGCCCTGCCGCTGACGCTGCTCCTGCGAACGCTCGGACTCCACGGCACCTTCCTCGGGGTCATCATCCCGTCCATCGCCTTCGCCCTGCCGACGACGATCATCATCCTCGTGCCGTTCCTCCGAGCCATCCCCGACGAACTCGAGGAGGCCGCCGCCATCGACGGCACGACCCGTGTCGGCTTCTTCTGGCGCATCCTGCTCCCCCTGTCGATGCCGGGGCTCGTCACGGTCGGCGTGCTCGCCTTCGTCGGCAGTTGGAACGGCTACCTGCTCCCGTTGCTCGTCATCAGCACGGGTACCCTCCCGCAGGAGCTCTGGCCGCTGCCGCTCGGCGTGACCCAGTTCTCGACGCAGTACTCGCAGGACACCGGCGCGGTGCTCGCCTACACCTCGTTGTCGATGATCCCGGCACTCGTGTTCTTCCTGTTCGCCGAGAAGCGCATCGTCGGCGGCCTCACCGGGGCGGTGAAGGGATGA
- a CDS encoding beta-xylosidase/alpha-l-arabinosidase, producing MTNVEERMTDAPWHDASLTIDDRVDALVAEMTLEEKLAQLYGVWVGASDDGGDVAPHQHDLDDAVDLDELLPSGLGQLTRQFGTAPVDAALGALSLARTQQRIVAANRFGIPAVAHEECLAGFAAWGATAYPVPLSWGATFDPALVERMARRIGDDMRSVGVHQGLAPVLDVVRDARWGRVEETIGEDPYLVATVGSAYVRGLESSGVVATLKHFVGYSASRAGRNLAPVSVGGRELADVLLPPFEMAIREGGARSVMNSYTDLDGVPSAADRSLLTGLLRDTWGFDGTVVADYFAIAFLKLLHGTAATWAEAAGAALAAGIDVELPTVKTFGEPLRQAVEQGVVESSLVDTALRRVLRQKGQLGLLDADWSALPPALAEADVDHLDRLRGTIDLDPAGNRALAGELAERAIVLVRNDGSLPLAAPGVIAVVGPNLDDPYAMLGCYSFPAHVVSQHPGVALGIRVPTLLEALREEFPASEIRWASGTSVDGGETDDIADAAALAASADVVILALGDRAGLFGRGTSGEGCDAETLELPGAQQQLVDAVLDTGTPAVLALLAGRPYALGRANREAAGIVQAFFAGEEGAPALAGVLSGRINPSGRLPVSIPATAGSQPTTYLAPPLARANDVSNVDPTPAYAFGHGLGYSTFAWDAFDADVAETGTDGAVTVRLRVRNAGDRAGAEIVQLYLHDPVASVVRPVQRLIGFARVELEPGASAAVSFTAPADLASFTGRDGRRIVEPGELVLSAGRSSTEMPFAHTVRLTGPVREVDHTRRLHPDVSVVVTAAPASVTG from the coding sequence ATGACGAACGTGGAGGAACGCATGACGGATGCCCCGTGGCACGACGCCTCGCTCACCATCGATGATCGCGTCGACGCGCTCGTCGCCGAGATGACGCTCGAGGAGAAGCTCGCGCAGCTCTACGGCGTCTGGGTCGGGGCATCCGATGACGGCGGCGACGTCGCACCCCACCAGCACGACCTCGACGACGCCGTCGACCTCGACGAGCTGCTGCCGTCGGGGCTCGGCCAGCTCACCCGGCAGTTCGGCACCGCTCCGGTCGACGCGGCGCTCGGCGCGCTCTCACTCGCCCGCACCCAGCAGCGCATCGTGGCCGCGAACCGATTCGGCATCCCGGCCGTCGCGCACGAGGAGTGCCTCGCGGGCTTCGCCGCATGGGGCGCCACCGCCTACCCGGTCCCGCTGTCATGGGGCGCGACCTTCGACCCGGCGCTCGTCGAGCGGATGGCTCGCCGCATCGGCGACGACATGCGATCGGTCGGCGTGCACCAGGGACTCGCACCCGTGCTCGACGTCGTGCGCGACGCACGGTGGGGCCGGGTCGAGGAGACGATCGGCGAGGATCCCTACCTCGTCGCAACGGTCGGCAGCGCCTACGTGCGCGGACTCGAGTCCTCGGGCGTCGTCGCGACGCTCAAGCACTTCGTCGGCTACTCCGCCTCCCGAGCCGGTCGGAACCTCGCACCCGTCTCGGTCGGCGGTCGCGAGCTGGCCGACGTGCTGCTGCCGCCGTTCGAGATGGCGATCCGCGAGGGCGGGGCCCGCAGCGTGATGAACTCGTACACCGACCTCGACGGCGTGCCGTCGGCTGCCGACCGCTCGCTGCTCACGGGGCTGCTCCGCGACACGTGGGGGTTCGACGGCACCGTCGTCGCCGACTACTTCGCGATCGCGTTCCTGAAGCTGCTGCACGGCACCGCGGCGACGTGGGCCGAGGCCGCGGGTGCAGCGCTCGCCGCGGGCATCGACGTCGAACTGCCGACGGTCAAGACGTTCGGCGAGCCGTTGCGACAGGCCGTCGAGCAGGGAGTCGTCGAGTCGTCGCTCGTCGACACTGCACTGCGGCGAGTGCTGCGCCAGAAGGGCCAGCTCGGTCTCCTCGATGCCGACTGGTCGGCGCTGCCCCCGGCGCTCGCAGAGGCCGACGTCGACCACCTCGACCGGCTGCGGGGCACGATCGACCTCGATCCGGCCGGCAACCGCGCCCTGGCCGGGGAACTCGCGGAGCGCGCCATCGTGCTCGTGCGCAACGACGGCTCGCTGCCGCTCGCGGCGCCGGGCGTCATCGCCGTCGTCGGGCCGAACCTCGACGACCCGTACGCGATGCTCGGCTGCTACTCCTTCCCCGCCCATGTGGTGTCGCAGCATCCGGGCGTCGCGCTCGGCATCCGGGTTCCGACCCTGCTCGAGGCGTTGCGCGAGGAGTTCCCCGCGAGCGAGATCCGCTGGGCGAGCGGCACGAGCGTCGACGGCGGCGAGACCGATGACATCGCGGATGCCGCGGCGCTCGCGGCGTCCGCCGACGTCGTGATCCTCGCGCTCGGCGATCGGGCGGGGCTCTTCGGCCGCGGCACGAGCGGCGAGGGCTGCGATGCCGAGACGCTCGAGCTGCCGGGCGCACAGCAGCAACTGGTCGACGCGGTGCTGGACACCGGGACGCCGGCCGTGCTGGCGCTCCTCGCGGGGCGGCCCTACGCCCTCGGGCGCGCGAACCGCGAGGCCGCCGGCATCGTGCAGGCCTTCTTCGCGGGCGAGGAGGGCGCACCCGCCCTCGCCGGCGTGCTGAGCGGGCGGATCAACCCGAGCGGCCGGCTGCCCGTGAGCATCCCGGCGACGGCGGGCTCCCAGCCCACCACCTACCTCGCGCCCCCGTTGGCTCGCGCGAACGACGTGTCGAACGTCGATCCGACGCCGGCGTACGCATTCGGTCACGGCCTCGGCTATTCGACGTTCGCCTGGGATGCGTTCGACGCCGATGTCGCCGAGACCGGCACCGACGGTGCGGTGACCGTGCGCCTCCGCGTTCGGAACGCGGGCGATCGCGCGGGCGCCGAGATCGTGCAGCTCTACCTGCACGATCCGGTCGCGTCGGTCGTGCGCCCCGTGCAGCGGCTCATCGGCTTCGCCCGCGTGGAGCTCGAGCCCGGGGCATCCGCAGCGGTGTCGTTCACGGCGCCCGCCGACCTCGCTTCGTTCACGGGCCGCGACGGGCGGCGCATCGTCGAACCCGGCGAGCTCGTGCTGAGCGCCGGCCGGTCGAGCACCGAGATGCCGTTCGCGCACACGGTCCGCCTCACGGGCCCGGTGCGCGAGGTCGATCACACCCGGCGGTTGCATCCCGACGTGTCGGTCGTGGTGACGGCTGCCCCGGCATCCGTCACCGGCTGA
- a CDS encoding LacI family DNA-binding transcriptional regulator, translating into MDSEAPGERVTLAEVAGEAGVSLSTISKVLNGRADVSAATRTRVETLLADRGYVRRHGRAEARTDLIELVFPELDPIWSMELIDGVETVAKEHGLSVVLTVSGNRHAPDPDWIEGVMRRRPIGIVLVFAELAPEYRERLRSRAIPFVIIDPAGDPSPDAPSVGSANWSGGLMATRHLIDLGHRRIAAITGPEDMMCSLARVDGYRSAMNSAGLPIDPAWIRFGDFHVSGGRDHARELLALDEPPTAIFAGSDLQAVGALDAARVAGLRVPEDVSIVGYDDIPLARWVTPRLTTVHQPLKRMGEEAARLVIRLSDETPATTPRMDLATSLVVRESTAPPAGTPAAR; encoded by the coding sequence ATGGATTCCGAAGCACCCGGGGAGCGCGTCACCCTTGCCGAAGTGGCCGGCGAGGCCGGCGTCTCGCTCTCGACGATCTCGAAGGTCCTGAACGGCCGAGCCGACGTCTCGGCCGCGACCCGCACGAGAGTCGAGACCCTTCTCGCCGACCGGGGATACGTGCGCCGCCACGGCCGCGCCGAGGCGCGGACCGATCTCATCGAACTCGTCTTCCCCGAACTCGACCCCATCTGGTCGATGGAGCTCATCGACGGGGTCGAGACCGTCGCCAAGGAGCACGGCCTGAGCGTCGTGCTCACGGTCAGCGGCAACCGTCACGCACCCGATCCCGACTGGATCGAGGGCGTCATGCGGCGGCGCCCCATCGGCATCGTGCTCGTCTTCGCCGAACTCGCGCCCGAGTATCGCGAGCGACTGCGGTCGCGGGCCATCCCGTTCGTCATCATCGACCCGGCCGGCGACCCCTCACCCGACGCGCCGTCCGTCGGTTCCGCGAACTGGTCGGGCGGGCTCATGGCGACCCGCCACCTCATCGATCTCGGCCACCGCCGCATCGCCGCGATCACCGGGCCCGAGGACATGATGTGCTCGCTCGCCCGAGTCGACGGGTACCGCTCGGCGATGAACTCGGCCGGCCTGCCGATCGATCCGGCATGGATCAGGTTCGGCGACTTCCACGTCAGCGGCGGGCGCGATCACGCCCGCGAGCTCCTCGCGCTCGACGAGCCGCCCACCGCGATCTTCGCGGGCAGCGACCTGCAGGCCGTCGGCGCCCTCGACGCGGCGCGCGTCGCCGGGCTCCGCGTACCGGAGGACGTCTCGATCGTCGGGTACGACGACATCCCGCTCGCGCGCTGGGTGACCCCGCGGCTGACGACCGTGCACCAGCCGCTGAAGCGGATGGGCGAGGAGGCCGCGCGGCTCGTGATCCGGCTGAGCGACGAGACGCCGGCGACGACCCCGCGCATGGACCTGGCGACGAGTCTGGTCGTCCGCGAGAGCACCGCGCCGCCGGCGGGCACTCCGGCGGCGCGGTGA